The Streptococcus viridans genome contains the following window.
CCCTTCGATTTTCTTAGCGGCCTTGGAAACTTCTTTTACATACTTAGGAGCCGTCGTCTCTACAAAATAAGCATCATAGAGAGGATTAGCATCCCCGTCAAAAATTTTCCAGTTGTTACCGGCAGTCTTGATCAAGTTTTCATACTGTTCTTCCTTGCTGGAGAACTCAACTTTATCAACATTCTTCATGGCTGTCAATGCATTATAGACTTTCTTATAATCCTCATTATCAACCATCTGGCCTTCTTTTTCGATCTGCTGGCTTTGATCTTGGATATCCTTACGCATATAGACAACAATCCGTACACTATTTTGAATATCATCTGATAGCTTGATCGTATTCGCAATGACTGAGGCAAAAATCGCTACAAGTCCAAGTGTAATCGTCACCGAACTAACCGCAGCAATGGTCATCCAGCCATTCCGTTTTAAACTTTTAAATGATTCAATGAGATGGCGGAAAAATCTTCTAATCATCGTATCCGTACTCTCCTTCCGCTTCATCCCGTACAACACGGCCATTTTCAATGGCGATAACACGGTGACGAAGTGTATTTACAATTTGGCTATTATGAGTCGCCATCAAAACAGTGGTTCCTTGCAAATTAATTCGCTCTAAGAGGTTCATAATTTCCCAAGAGTTATCTGGGTCCAAGTTCCCTGTTGGTTCGTCCGCAATCAATACTTTAGGATTGTTGACGATGGCACGCGCGATAGCGATCCGTTGTTGCTCACCACCTGAAAGCTCATTTGGGAATGAACGAACCTTGTGTTTCAAACCAACAAGATCCAAAACTTCCATAACGCGTTTTTTAATGTTTCTACGACGCTCTCCAATTACTTCCATTGCGTAGGCAATATTTTCATAAACAGTCTTTTTAGGAAGCAATTTGTAGTCTTGGAAGACTACCCCAACGTTCCGACGCAACTTCGGAATATCGCGTTTTTTGATTTTATCTAAATCAAAACCAGCAACTTTCAAGGTTCCTTTATCATGCTTCACCTCACGGTAAAGTAAGCGAATAAAGGTTGATTTACCTGCACCAGAAGGTCCTACAATATAGGCAAATTCTCCTGGTTCAATATGAACGGTCACTCCTCGAAGAGCTGTCGTTCCGTTGTCATACTTTTTGACAACATCTTTCATTTCAATCATTGACATGTATTGAAAATTCCTTTCCACATTTTATATAGAAGGAGGACTTTAATTGAGACGCCATTTCAAATAGGCATCAATAAAGCCATCAATATCTCCGTCCATTACTTTATCAACTTGGGCTACTTCATAGCTTGTACGGTGGTCTTTCACCATGGTGTATGGAGTAAAGACATAGGAGCGAATCTGACTTCCCCAGGTGATTTCTTTTTTATCACCCTTTAAGGAATCCACTTCAGCTGCCTTCTTTTCTTGCTCCAATTGATAAAGTTTTGCCTGCAACATTTTCATTGCACGGTCACGGTTTCCGTACTGAGTCCGGTCAACTGTCGAAGCAACCACAATCCCTGTCGGGATATGAGTCAAACGAACACCTGTTGAAACCTTGTTGACATTCTGTCCACCAGCTCCACCCGAACGGAAGGTATCCATCTTGATATCGTCATCTCGGACTTCTACTTCAATTGTATCATCCAATTCTGGCATGACTTCAACTGACGTGAATGAAGTATGGCGACGTTTAGCTGAGTCGAATGGCGAGATTCGTACCAAACGGTGAACGCCCATTTCTGATTTCAACAACCCATAGGCATGCGGTCCTTCGAAAGACAGCGTAACAGATTTAATCCCAGCCTCGTCTCCCGCCTGGTAGTCCAAGACTTCCACCTTGAAACCATGAGCATTTCCGAAGCGGGTATACATCCGAAGAAGCATATCTCCCCAGTCCTGAGCCTCAGTACCTCCAGATCCCGGATGGATTTCCAAGATTGCATTATTATTATCATAGGGTTCTGACAAGAGAAGCGTCATTTCATAACTGGTCATCATCTTATCCAACTCTATCAACTTCTCTTCTAGCTCTTCGTGAACGGAT
Protein-coding sequences here:
- the ftsX gene encoding permease-like cell division protein FtsX; translated protein: MIRRFFRHLIESFKSLKRNGWMTIAAVSSVTITLGLVAIFASVIANTIKLSDDIQNSVRIVVYMRKDIQDQSQQIEKEGQMVDNEDYKKVYNALTAMKNVDKVEFSSKEEQYENLIKTAGNNWKIFDGDANPLYDAYFVETTAPKYVKEVSKAAKKIEGVSEVKDGGVDTQRLFALGNFIRIWGLIGAALLIFIAVFLISNTIRITIISRSREIKIMRLVGAKSGYIRAPFLLEGAWIGLIGAIPPALLLYYVYNIVYKSMYNTLQDQKLFLYSPNLLVPIMVGGLFGLGILIGAIGSSISMRRFLKI
- the ftsE gene encoding cell division ATP-binding protein FtsE, whose product is MSMIEMKDVVKKYDNGTTALRGVTVHIEPGEFAYIVGPSGAGKSTFIRLLYREVKHDKGTLKVAGFDLDKIKKRDIPKLRRNVGVVFQDYKLLPKKTVYENIAYAMEVIGERRRNIKKRVMEVLDLVGLKHKVRSFPNELSGGEQQRIAIARAIVNNPKVLIADEPTGNLDPDNSWEIMNLLERINLQGTTVLMATHNSQIVNTLRHRVIAIENGRVVRDEAEGEYGYDD
- the prfB gene encoding peptide chain release factor 2 (programmed frameshift) is translated as MDISEIRQKIDANREKLASFRGSLDLEGLEEEIAILENKMTEPDFWDDNIAAQKTSQELNELKQTYENFHQMTDLFDESEILLEFLSEDESVHEELEEKLIELDKMMTSYEMTLLLSEPYDNNNAILEIHPGSGGTEAQDWGDMLLRMYTRFGNAHGFKVEVLDYQAGDEAGIKSVTLSFEGPHAYGLLKSEMGVHRLVRISPFDSAKRRHTSFTSVEVMPELDDTIEVEVRDDDIKMDTFRSGGAGGQNVNKVSTGVRLTHIPTGIVVASTVDRTQYGNRDRAMKMLQAKLYQLEQEKKAAEVDSLKGDKKEITWGSQIRSYVFTPYTMVKDHRTSYEVAQVDKVMDGDIDGFIDAYLKWRLN